The genomic region CGCATCCACTCGGTGTGGGCGAAATACTGCGTAAAGACGTAATAGAGATAATCGTCTTTATGCGTGGCGACGAATTCTTCCGTCCGCTTTTCGTCATAGACGTCGTAGCCGTCCGGCCATTCGTAAAAAAGTTTCCCGTCGAACGCCGAAAGCAAAGCGCAGAACGTCGCGTAAGCGCGATACTCTCCTTTTTCTTCGAACGCGACGAACGCGGGATCGTTTTTATCAAAGCGGGAAAACGCGAGGCGAAGCAAGCGCGCCTTCTCTTTCTTCATAAAATCGTAATGAACTTTGTCGGTCGAATACGGGGGAAGCTCTTCCTTTTGCAAAAGTCCCTTTTCGATGAGTTCATACAAATCGATATACAGCGGATCGAACGCCAACGCCGCGACGGATTGATAGGGAGAATTCCCATCGAGCGTCGGAGTCAAAGGAAGGACCTGCCAAACCGCGACGCCGCAAGACGCCAAAAAATCGACGAACGCATACGCGCCCGGACCGAACGTTCCGACGCCTTCTTCGGAAGGGAGCGCGGAAACAGGCAACAAAACACCGGCTTTTCTATCCATATAATTATACCTCCAAACGGATCATATCTTCGTTCGTTTCGCGACGAACCGCAATTCTGTCTTTTCCTTTTTCGACCCAAACGATCGCAGGACGGGGGATCCTGTTATAATTCGAAGCCATCGAGTAATTGTACGCTCCCGTGCAAAGCACCGCGAGGAAATCGCCGCGCTTCGGCGTGGGGAGAGCCACGTTCTCCTGCAAAATATCGCCGCTTTCGCAGCAACGCCCGACGACCGAGCAAATAAAGTCCGCTTTTTCGCCCGCCTTATTCGCGAGGACGACGGTGTACGGCGCTTCGTAAAGCGCGTAGCGGGGGTTGTCCGGCATACCGCCGTCCACCGAAACGTAACTCTTATAGCCTTTGATCGTCTTTACGCTGCCTACGGTATAGACCGTCAATCCCGCGTCCGCCACGAGAGAACGACCGGGCTCCAAAAGGATTAAAGGAAGCGACGTCGAAGCCGCCGCCGCGCGAAGTTTGATCGCTTCCGCCATCTCCTTGATGACCGCCGCGTAATCGAGCTCGACTTGCCCTTCGACATATTTTACGCCGAGACCGCCGCCGAGATTCAGGATTTTCGCCTCGAATCCGGTTTGCGCCTTAATATACGCGATATAGCGAAGCATAACGTCCGCCGCCTCGGTGAAAGGCTCGGTATCGAAGATCTGCGATCCGATATGGCAATGGAACCCCATCAAATCGATATTCTTCATCGAAAGCGCGAGGCGGGTGATCTCTTCGGCTTGTCCGGTCTCGATCGCGGAACCGAACTTGCTGTCCACGCTGCCCGTGACGATCGCTTTATGCGTGTGCGGATCGATCCCCGGCGTGATCCTAAGAAGGATCTTCTGGCGCTTCCCAACTTTTTCGAGATAGGATTGAAGCGCGCGGAGCTCGTCCTCGTTATCCACGACGAACGTTCCGACGCCGTGATCCACCGCGAACGCGATATCCGCGTCCGTCTTGTTGTTTCCGTGGAAATAAGCGAGCGAAAGATCGAATCCCGCCTGCTCCGCCGTGTAAAGTTCGCCGACGGAAACCGCGTCCATTCCGATCCCTTCCTCTTTCGCAAGGCGATAAATATCCTTAAAGCAAAGGGCTTTGGACGCGAAAAGAGGTAAGCTCCCCTTTCCGAAGTTCTCTTCCACCGCCTTTTTATAGACGCGGATATTGCGGCGAACGCGCTCCTCGTCCAAAAGCATCAAAGGCGTTCCGTACTTTTCGGCAAGCGAGACGACGTCCGCGCCGCCGAACGTAAGATGCCCTTTTTCATTGATCCCGAGATTGGTGTGTAACATTTTTTCTCCTTTCTTTCGTTTATCGTAACGCGATCGGACGAACTCAAAGGATCGTCTTCAAACGCGCGACAGCCTCTTCCGTGTCCTCTCTGCTTCCGAAGGCGGTCAAGCGGAAATAGCCCGCGCCCGCGTCGCCGAAACCTTCGCCCGGCGTTCCGACGACCTGCACCTTTTCGAGCAGGAGATCGAAGAATTCCCAGCCCGAAAGTCCGTTCGGGCATTTGAGCCAAATATACGGGGAGCAGACGCCGCCCGTGTGCCAAACGCCTTTTCCCTTCAAGCAGGAAGAGATCAGGCGAGCGTTCTCCATATAGTACTCGACGAGCGCGGAGCATTCTTTGACGCCCTCTTCGGAGAGAGCGGCTTCCGCGCCGCGTTGCACGGGATAGGAAACGCCGTTAAACTTCGTAGCCTGACGGCGCGCCCAAAGTTTCTTCAAGGAAAAGCCGCTTTCGGTTTCGAGCGCGGCGGGGACGACCGTCCAAGCGCAACGCGTCCCGGTAAAGCCCGCGGTCTTGGAGAAGCTGCAAATCTCGATCGCGCATTTTTCCGCGCCCTCGATCTCGTAGATCGAATGGGGATAATCGCCGTGGATAAAGGCTTCGTAAGCGCTGTCGAAGATGATCAAAGAACCGCTCGCGAGCGCGTAATCCACCCACGCTTTGAGCCCCGCTCTGTCGTAGGTCGCGCCGGTCGGGTTATTCGGCGAGCAGATATAAATGACGTAGGTTTCGCCGTCGAGGACGTCGGGCGCGCCGAGGAATCCGTCCGCTTCGCCCGCTTCCAAAAGCTCGATCTTGTTTCCGCTCATAACGTTGCTGTCCATATAGACGGGATAGACGGGCGACGGGATCAGAATCGTGTTTTTGCCGAGGATGTCGACGATATTGCCGACGTCGCTCTTCGCGCCGTCCGACACGAAGACGTCCCCCGCTTGGACGCTTACGCCTTTACGCTTATAATACGCGGCGATCGCTTCGCGCAGAAAATCGTGACCGTACTCCGGCGGATAACCGCGGAAAGTCTCTTTGACGCCCATTTCCGCGACCGCTTTTTCCATCGCGCGAATCACGACGGGCGCGAGCGGAAGCGTTACGTCGCCGATGCCGAGGCGAATGACTTTTTTATCGGGATTCGCTTCTTTATACGCTTTGACTTTCTTTCCGATCTCGGAAAAAAGGTAGCTCTCTTTGAGCGCGGCAAAATTTTCGTTTACTTTAATTTTCATCATAATTCATACACTCCTTCGTACACTTTCGTCGCGCCGCCTTCCATCGTCACGCGATAATCTTCGGAAACGGTGATAAAAAGATCTCCCCCGAGAAGACGAACGCGAACCTTTTCGCCCGCCTTGCAAACGCCGGTCTTGACCGCCGCCGCGACCGTCGCGGAAGCGCCCGTCCCGCAAGCGAACGTTTCGCCGCTGCCTCTTTCCCAGACGCGCATCAAAAGTTCTTTGTCCGAGATCACTTCGACGAACTCGGTATTGACGCGCTCGGGGAAGATCGGGAGAGTTTCAAAAGAGGGACCGATCTTTTCGAGAGGAAGATCGGAAACGCCCTTCGTAAAAATAACGGCGTGAGGATTGCCCATCGAAACCGCCGTCATACGCCAAGTTTTATCAAAAAGAGAGACGGGCGCCTCGATCATTTCCGCGCCGTCACACAAAACGGGGATCGACCCCTTTTCAAAAGAAGCGAATCCCATATCGACCGACACCGAAGAGACCTTGCCGCCTTCTTTTTTCAAAGAAAGGGTCTTGATCCCCGATAAGGTCTCGATCGTTATAACGTCCTTATCGACGAAACCGCCGTCCGAAAGATACTTTCCGACGCAACGGATCGCGTTCCCGCACATTTTACCTTCGCTTCCGTCCGCGTTGAACATCCGCATTTTTGCGTCCGCCACGTCGCTCTTCATAATGAGGACGACGCCGTCCGCGCCGACCGCGAAATGACGGGGCGACGCTTTTAACGCGAATTCGGACGGATCGAAAAACAAGCCGTCCAAACAATTGACGTAAATATAATCGTTACCCGCGCCGTGCATTTTGGTAAAGGGGATCTTCATCAAACGTCTTCCTCCACCAGATCTTGCATCGTGTAAAGCCCGGGGGCCTTTTCGACGAGGAACGCCGCCGCTTTCACCGCGCCGCGCGCGAAGAGGGCTTTATCGTGCGCCTCGTGCGTGATGGTCAGAGTCTCCACTCCGTCGCTCATCATGATCTCGTGCTTCCCGACGACGTTTCCGATGCGGATCGCGCTGATGCCGAGATCGCCTTTTTCTCTTTTACGAACGCCGTTTCTTCCGATCACGCGATTCATTTCGCCGCGCGCGCTTTCGATCGCGCTTGCGATCATAAGAGCGGTGCCGGAAGGCGCGTCCGCTTTTCTGTTGTGATGATATTCGACGATTTCCACGTCGTCCTCACGGAGAAACGCCGCCGCTTTCTTGACCAAAGAGACCAAAAGCGCGACGCCGACGCTCATATTCGCGCTGAAAAAGACGGGGATCTTTTTCGCCGCGTCGTAGATCATCTGCTTTTCTTCGTCCGTCTGACCCGTCGTCGCGACGACGGTCGGGAGCTTCTTTTCGACCGCGTACTCCG from Clostridia bacterium harbors:
- the lysA gene encoding diaminopimelate decarboxylase — encoded protein: MLHTNLGINEKGHLTFGGADVVSLAEKYGTPLMLLDEERVRRNIRVYKKAVEENFGKGSLPLFASKALCFKDIYRLAKEEGIGMDAVSVGELYTAEQAGFDLSLAYFHGNNKTDADIAFAVDHGVGTFVVDNEDELRALQSYLEKVGKRQKILLRITPGIDPHTHKAIVTGSVDSKFGSAIETGQAEEITRLALSMKNIDLMGFHCHIGSQIFDTEPFTEAADVMLRYIAYIKAQTGFEAKILNLGGGLGVKYVEGQVELDYAAVIKEMAEAIKLRAAAASTSLPLILLEPGRSLVADAGLTVYTVGSVKTIKGYKSYVSVDGGMPDNPRYALYEAPYTVVLANKAGEKADFICSVVGRCCESGDILQENVALPTPKRGDFLAVLCTGAYNYSMASNYNRIPRPAIVWVEKGKDRIAVRRETNEDMIRLEV
- the dapB gene encoding 4-hydroxy-tetrahydrodipicolinate reductase, which gives rise to MKIIVNGAGGRLGEEVIKEAKAAGYEVVAVDQRGQSAEEKTYARLSDYQGTADAIVDFSFHLATKELTEYAVEKKLPTVVATTGQTDEEKQMIYDAAKKIPVFFSANMSVGVALLVSLVKKAAAFLREDDVEIVEYHHNRKADAPSGTALMIASAIESARGEMNRVIGRNGVRKREKGDLGISAIRIGNVVGKHEIMMSDGVETLTITHEAHDKALFARGAVKAAAFLVEKAPGLYTMQDLVEEDV
- the dapF gene encoding diaminopimelate epimerase; the protein is MPFTKMHGAGNDYIYVNCLDGLFFDPSEFALKASPRHFAVGADGVVLIMKSDVADAKMRMFNADGSEGKMCGNAIRCVGKYLSDGGFVDKDVITIETLSGIKTLSLKKEGGKVSSVSVDMGFASFEKGSIPVLCDGAEMIEAPVSLFDKTWRMTAVSMGNPHAVIFTKGVSDLPLEKIGPSFETLPIFPERVNTEFVEVISDKELLMRVWERGSGETFACGTGASATVAAAVKTGVCKAGEKVRVRLLGGDLFITVSEDYRVTMEGGATKVYEGVYEL
- a CDS encoding LL-diaminopimelate aminotransferase is translated as MKIKVNENFAALKESYLFSEIGKKVKAYKEANPDKKVIRLGIGDVTLPLAPVVIRAMEKAVAEMGVKETFRGYPPEYGHDFLREAIAAYYKRKGVSVQAGDVFVSDGAKSDVGNIVDILGKNTILIPSPVYPVYMDSNVMSGNKIELLEAGEADGFLGAPDVLDGETYVIYICSPNNPTGATYDRAGLKAWVDYALASGSLIIFDSAYEAFIHGDYPHSIYEIEGAEKCAIEICSFSKTAGFTGTRCAWTVVPAALETESGFSLKKLWARRQATKFNGVSYPVQRGAEAALSEEGVKECSALVEYYMENARLISSCLKGKGVWHTGGVCSPYIWLKCPNGLSGWEFFDLLLEKVQVVGTPGEGFGDAGAGYFRLTAFGSREDTEEAVARLKTIL